The following are encoded together in the Gemmatimonadota bacterium genome:
- a CDS encoding sugar ABC transporter ATP-binding protein, protein MVALRDVSFDVAPGTCHAICGENGAGKSTLGKILSGLHHPDGGTVELDGQPVRFGTPRDALGAGVAMVHQELAFCDNLTVGDNLCLRSLPHRYGFVDAAALRRRAQELLSAAGAQIDPSRQMSSLSVAEQQLVQIAAAVGEGAKVIVFDEPTSSLGDAESERLYALIRTLRARGVTLLYVSHRMPEIFALCDTITVLRDGQHVATQPTSALTEAALVRQMIGRELADYYPQHATTPRGEERLRVERLTSPGRFADISFSVHAGEVVGLAGLVGAGRSEIAQAIFGLDPASRGEIFVRGKRVTIANPRDAMRHGLGFVPEDRKKQGLVLGMRARENATLPTLSRFARAGWVDGQAERAAVDASFARVSLRATGRELLVSSLSGGNQQKVVLSKWLTANSELLILDEPTRGVDVGAKAELHAWIDQRAAEGAAILLISSELPELLTLSSRILVLRDGTLRGEVTREQATQDGLLRLMAGLA, encoded by the coding sequence ATGGTGGCGCTGCGCGACGTCTCGTTCGACGTGGCGCCGGGGACGTGCCACGCCATCTGCGGCGAGAACGGCGCGGGAAAGAGCACGTTAGGCAAGATCCTCTCGGGGCTCCACCACCCCGATGGCGGGACGGTGGAGCTCGACGGCCAGCCGGTGCGCTTCGGCACGCCGCGCGACGCGCTGGGCGCCGGCGTGGCGATGGTGCACCAGGAGCTGGCCTTCTGCGACAACCTCACCGTCGGCGACAATCTGTGCCTGCGCTCGCTCCCGCATCGCTACGGTTTCGTCGACGCCGCGGCGCTCCGGCGGCGGGCGCAGGAGCTGCTTTCCGCCGCCGGTGCGCAGATCGACCCGTCGCGCCAGATGTCGTCGCTGAGCGTCGCCGAGCAGCAGCTCGTACAGATTGCAGCGGCGGTGGGGGAAGGGGCCAAGGTCATCGTCTTCGACGAACCCACCAGCTCGTTAGGTGACGCCGAGTCCGAGCGACTGTACGCGCTCATCCGCACGCTGCGCGCCCGGGGTGTGACGCTGCTCTACGTGTCGCATCGCATGCCGGAGATCTTCGCGCTGTGCGACACCATCACGGTGCTGCGCGACGGGCAGCACGTGGCCACGCAGCCGACGTCAGCGTTGACCGAAGCGGCGCTGGTGCGGCAGATGATCGGGCGCGAACTGGCGGACTACTATCCGCAGCACGCCACCACACCGCGGGGCGAGGAGCGGCTGCGCGTCGAGCGGCTCACCTCGCCAGGACGGTTTGCCGACATCTCGTTCAGCGTGCACGCCGGCGAAGTGGTGGGGTTGGCGGGGCTGGTAGGGGCAGGGCGCTCGGAGATTGCGCAGGCGATCTTCGGTCTCGACCCCGCGTCACGCGGCGAGATCTTCGTGCGCGGCAAGCGTGTCACGATCGCCAATCCACGCGATGCCATGCGGCACGGACTCGGCTTCGTCCCCGAGGATCGCAAGAAGCAGGGGTTGGTGCTGGGGATGCGCGCGCGCGAGAACGCGACGCTCCCCACGCTGTCGCGTTTCGCGCGCGCCGGCTGGGTCGATGGCCAGGCCGAGCGCGCCGCCGTCGACGCGAGCTTCGCGCGCGTGTCGTTGCGCGCGACGGGGCGTGAGCTGCTGGTGTCGTCGCTCTCTGGCGGCAACCAGCAGAAGGTGGTGCTCTCGAAATGGCTCACCGCCAACAGCGAGCTCCTCATCCTCGACGAGCCCACGCGTGGCGTGGACGTGGGGGCCAAGGCGGAGTTGCACGCATGGATCGACCAGCGCGCCGCGGAGGGGGCGGCGATCCTCCTCATCTCCAGCGAGCTCCCGGAGCTGCTCACGCTGTCGTCGCGCATCCTGGTGCTGCGCGACGGCACACTGCGGGGTGAGGTGACGCGCGAACAGGCCACGCAGGATGGGCTGCTGCGATTGATGGCCGGGCTGGCGTAA
- a CDS encoding ribulokinase, which produces MTIVAGVDFGTQSVRVSIVDSVKRVIGHGVSEYPVKRDRNDPDFATQSHDAHMRALVDAMQKALQSAGVSGREVQAIALDTTGSTVIPVGEGLVPLDDYYLWCDHRAKDEAARITAIAHELNVPAIDWCGGVYSSEWGFAKLLHWLRHNPDKRDRLVTALEHCDMVAAVLCGITDHRQVPRSICAMGHKWLWNDLFGGFPPEEFFVAVDPLLAGVRDKLDGPYHTSDHIAGELCEEWATALGLTPGIPIPVGAFDAHWDAIGAGIAEGDIVNVIGTATCIMGVAEDVGLVPGVCGVVDGSIHPGLMGIEAGLSACGYLFEALASRTGRSVGELSKEIADYRGGQTGLLRLTWDNGDRTVLVNPNLGGVTLGWNLNSTAEDDLFSAIEGTAFHTRIIIDRMREHGVPVRRVIHGGGIPQKNEVLNRVYASVLNLPVLVPESSITSLGSAIFAFVACGAFDTVEEAQAALCPGYREVLPDARDVAVYDRLYALYRELYFAMGVPDSGPAAIGHVLPALRAIAAEVRAAR; this is translated from the coding sequence ATGACGATCGTTGCCGGAGTGGACTTCGGAACGCAGAGCGTGCGCGTGTCCATCGTGGACAGCGTGAAGCGGGTGATCGGGCACGGCGTATCGGAGTACCCGGTCAAGCGCGACCGCAACGACCCCGACTTTGCCACGCAGTCGCACGACGCGCACATGCGCGCGCTGGTGGACGCGATGCAGAAGGCGTTGCAGTCGGCGGGGGTGAGCGGGAGAGAGGTGCAGGCGATCGCGCTCGACACCACGGGTTCGACGGTGATCCCCGTTGGCGAAGGGCTGGTCCCGCTCGACGACTACTACCTGTGGTGCGACCACCGCGCCAAGGACGAAGCGGCGCGCATCACGGCCATCGCGCACGAACTCAACGTCCCCGCCATCGACTGGTGTGGCGGCGTGTACTCGTCGGAGTGGGGCTTTGCCAAGCTGCTGCACTGGCTCCGGCACAACCCCGACAAGCGCGACCGCCTGGTCACGGCGCTCGAGCATTGCGACATGGTCGCCGCCGTGCTCTGCGGCATCACCGACCACCGCCAGGTGCCACGTAGCATCTGCGCGATGGGACACAAGTGGCTCTGGAACGACCTCTTTGGCGGCTTTCCGCCCGAGGAGTTCTTCGTTGCCGTCGATCCGCTGCTGGCGGGCGTTCGCGACAAGCTCGATGGCCCGTACCACACCTCCGACCACATCGCCGGCGAGCTGTGCGAGGAGTGGGCGACCGCACTCGGCCTGACGCCGGGCATTCCCATTCCGGTCGGGGCGTTCGATGCGCACTGGGACGCGATCGGCGCGGGGATCGCCGAGGGGGACATCGTCAACGTCATCGGGACGGCGACCTGTATCATGGGGGTCGCCGAGGACGTGGGGCTGGTGCCGGGTGTGTGCGGCGTGGTCGACGGCTCGATTCACCCGGGACTCATGGGGATCGAGGCCGGGCTCTCGGCCTGCGGCTACCTGTTCGAGGCGCTTGCCTCGCGCACGGGGCGCAGCGTGGGCGAATTGTCGAAGGAGATTGCCGACTATCGCGGCGGGCAGACGGGGTTGTTGCGCCTGACGTGGGACAACGGCGACCGCACGGTGCTGGTGAACCCCAACCTTGGGGGCGTCACGTTAGGCTGGAACCTCAACTCCACCGCCGAGGATGACCTGTTCTCGGCCATCGAGGGGACGGCGTTCCATACGCGCATCATCATCGACCGCATGCGCGAGCATGGCGTGCCGGTGCGGCGGGTGATCCACGGCGGCGGCATTCCGCAGAAGAACGAGGTGCTCAACCGCGTCTATGCGAGCGTGCTGAACCTTCCGGTGCTCGTCCCCGAATCGTCGATCACGTCGTTAGGGTCTGCGATCTTCGCCTTTGTGGCGTGCGGGGCGTTCGACACGGTGGAGGAGGCGCAGGCGGCGCTGTGTCCGGGGTATCGCGAGGTGCTGCCGGATGCGCGCGACGTGGCGGTGTACGACCGGTTGTATGCGCTCTATCGCGAGCTGTACTTCGCGATGGGGGTGCC
- a CDS encoding glycoside hydrolase family 127 protein: protein MDNARRDFLKTSATTTAALTIGALVPDTATAADAPSVEATATAAAPAETPALAMEKKLVKARPVPLGRVRLTGGPLKHAQDLTREYLLALDPDRMLAYYRERAGLTPKAKGYTGWDGNGRNLTGHIAGHHLSGVSLMYQATGDVRFKQRADYLVRELAEVQRKNGDGYVGALEGLRESFARLSKGEIKSGSFDLNGLWSPWYTLHKTYAGLRDAYRHTGNAQALQVEIAFAAWAEGVLKPLSDEQVQKMLLTEFGGMNEILADLYADTGDVRWLTLSKRFEHHAFTQPLKRHQDNLSGKHGNCQIPKLIGSASRYAYTGEMEDIVAATFFWDRVVRHHSYASGGHGLNEYWGPPDVLSTRVDGRAAETCNVYNMLKLSRRLFSLRPDAAYADFHERALFNHILASIDPNDGRTSYMVPVGRGEQQEYQDMQRDFTCCVGSGMESHALHGLGVWYESRDTIWLNLFVPSTAEFTLGKAKLALETSFPDGDSATVTVTLPAPKAFTLAVRRPFWAGDGFTIAVNGTPIPQPKFETLSDPVAGGRAGGIGNESTAPSSSYVNVTRTWKSGDTVSLVMPKSLHLEPTPDDPRVTAIMWGPLALAGDMGPRLADIDENAQTTPRTPVPMLVSTSRTVTDFVELAGSAGDFRIRRVARLPESNAVAPDIALAPFHRTHRKRYSLYFDLLTPAQYDEKLALLAAARDAESRIERATIGKVVAGNTDSEKAANYRSDPADRPVGRNEGRTQRNGLGWFSYDLPVEGDTQMALVITHFVEPGLPPQLGPFDILVDGTSVGPHAPNYSASGFYKATYPIPQQLTQGKGVVTVRFQAVGSGRIAPVFEVRTTRR from the coding sequence ATGGACAACGCTCGTCGCGACTTCCTGAAGACCTCGGCGACCACCACCGCCGCCCTCACCATCGGCGCCCTGGTCCCCGACACCGCGACCGCGGCCGACGCGCCCTCCGTCGAGGCCACCGCGACGGCCGCCGCTCCTGCCGAGACGCCGGCGCTGGCCATGGAAAAGAAGCTGGTCAAGGCGCGGCCCGTCCCGCTCGGACGCGTGCGCCTGACGGGGGGGCCGCTCAAGCACGCGCAGGACCTCACGCGCGAGTACCTGCTGGCGCTCGACCCCGACCGCATGCTCGCGTACTACCGCGAGCGCGCCGGGCTCACGCCAAAGGCCAAGGGCTACACCGGGTGGGATGGCAACGGACGCAACCTCACCGGGCATATCGCCGGGCATCACCTCTCCGGCGTTTCGCTGATGTACCAGGCCACGGGCGACGTGCGCTTCAAGCAACGCGCCGACTACCTCGTGCGCGAGCTCGCCGAGGTGCAGCGCAAGAACGGCGACGGCTACGTGGGGGCGCTCGAAGGGCTCCGCGAATCGTTCGCGCGGCTGTCCAAGGGAGAGATCAAGTCCGGCTCGTTCGACCTCAACGGGCTCTGGTCGCCGTGGTACACGCTGCACAAGACGTACGCCGGGCTGCGTGATGCCTATCGCCACACGGGCAATGCGCAGGCGCTGCAGGTGGAGATCGCCTTTGCGGCGTGGGCCGAAGGCGTGCTCAAGCCGCTGAGCGACGAGCAGGTGCAAAAGATGCTGCTCACCGAATTCGGCGGGATGAACGAGATCCTGGCCGACCTCTACGCCGACACCGGCGACGTGCGCTGGCTCACGCTGTCGAAGCGCTTCGAGCATCACGCCTTCACACAGCCGCTCAAGCGGCACCAGGACAACCTCTCGGGGAAGCACGGCAACTGCCAGATCCCCAAGCTCATCGGCTCGGCTTCGCGTTATGCGTATACGGGGGAGATGGAGGACATCGTCGCGGCGACCTTCTTCTGGGACCGCGTCGTGAGGCACCACAGCTACGCCAGCGGCGGCCACGGGCTCAATGAGTACTGGGGCCCCCCGGATGTGCTGAGCACGCGCGTCGACGGGCGCGCCGCCGAGACGTGCAACGTGTACAACATGCTCAAGCTGTCGCGGCGCCTCTTCTCGCTGCGTCCGGATGCGGCGTACGCCGACTTTCACGAGCGCGCACTGTTCAACCACATCCTGGCCTCGATCGACCCGAACGACGGGCGCACCTCGTACATGGTGCCGGTGGGGCGCGGCGAGCAGCAGGAGTACCAGGACATGCAGCGCGACTTCACCTGCTGCGTGGGGTCGGGGATGGAGAGCCACGCCCTGCACGGGCTGGGCGTCTGGTACGAGTCGCGCGACACCATCTGGCTCAACCTGTTTGTCCCGTCGACGGCGGAGTTCACGCTGGGCAAGGCGAAACTGGCGCTCGAGACGTCGTTCCCCGACGGCGACTCGGCGACGGTCACGGTGACGTTGCCGGCGCCCAAGGCCTTCACCCTTGCCGTACGCCGTCCGTTCTGGGCGGGCGACGGCTTCACCATTGCGGTGAACGGGACGCCGATCCCGCAGCCGAAGTTCGAGACGTTGAGCGATCCGGTGGCCGGCGGGCGCGCCGGCGGGATCGGCAACGAGTCGACCGCACCGTCGAGTAGCTACGTCAACGTCACGCGCACGTGGAAGTCAGGGGACACCGTCTCACTCGTGATGCCGAAGTCGTTGCACCTGGAGCCGACGCCCGACGATCCGCGCGTGACGGCGATCATGTGGGGGCCGCTGGCGCTCGCGGGCGACATGGGGCCGCGGCTCGCCGACATCGACGAGAACGCGCAGACCACGCCGCGCACCCCGGTCCCGATGCTGGTATCGACGTCCCGCACCGTGACCGACTTCGTCGAGCTGGCTGGGAGCGCCGGCGACTTCCGCATCCGGCGCGTGGCGCGCCTGCCGGAGTCCAACGCCGTGGCCCCCGACATCGCGCTCGCCCCGTTCCATCGCACGCACCGCAAGCGTTACTCGCTCTACTTCGACCTGCTCACGCCGGCGCAGTACGACGAGAAGCTGGCGCTGCTGGCCGCGGCACGCGACGCCGAGTCGCGCATCGAACGGGCGACGATAGGCAAGGTGGTGGCTGGCAACACGGACTCGGAGAAGGCGGCCAACTACCGCAGCGACCCCGCCGACCGCCCCGTCGGGCGCAACGAAGGACGCACGCAGCGCAATGGCCTGGGATGGTTCTCCTACGACCTCCCGGTCGAGGGCGACACGCAGATGGCGCTCGTCATCACGCACTTCGTGGAGCCCGGGCTTCCGCCGCAGTTGGGCCCCTTCGACATCCTGGTCGATGGCACGAGCGTGGGGCCGCACGCGCCCAACTACTCGGCGTCGGGCTTCTACAAGGCGACGTACCCCATCCCGCAGCAGCTCACGCAGGGAAAGGGGGTGGTGACGGTGCGATTCCAGGCCGTGGGAAGCGGGCGGATCGCGCCGGTGTTCGAGGTGCGTACCACGAGGCGTTAG
- a CDS encoding nuclear transport factor 2 family protein: protein MTDPIAAWHDILDRRDASALGNLLADDVTFHSPVVHTPQRGKAVTTMYLTAAFSVFANETFRYVREVIGARDAVLEFVTEIDGITVNGVDMIHWNDDGRITDFKVMVRPLKGITVVHQRMAAMLEAMQRA from the coding sequence GTGACCGACCCCATCGCTGCCTGGCACGACATCCTCGATCGGCGCGACGCCTCGGCGTTAGGCAACCTGCTCGCCGACGACGTCACCTTTCACTCGCCGGTGGTGCACACGCCGCAGCGCGGCAAGGCGGTGACGACGATGTACCTCACCGCCGCCTTCTCGGTCTTCGCCAACGAGACGTTTCGCTATGTGCGCGAGGTGATCGGGGCGCGCGATGCCGTCCTGGAGTTCGTGACCGAGATCGACGGCATCACGGTCAACGGCGTCGACATGATCCACTGGAACGACGACGGCCGGATCACCGACTTCAAGGTGATGGTCCGGCCGCTCAAGGGAATCACGGTGGTGCACCAGCGCATGGCGGCGATGCTCGAGGCGATGCAGCGCGCGTGA
- a CDS encoding alpha/beta hydrolase, with product MRRPARWILALALALPIVPLSARAQGGAAGSVTIGKIDSIFSPTLKEQRPYLVYTPPSYSDTTYTKRGYPVLYLLDGDAHFHSVTGLLQILGTGVNGTFVVPEMIVVAIPNTNRMRDLTPTQAARDFEGKADTALRMTGGGPKFLNFMRSELIPHIDATYRTAPYRVFVGHSLGGLMAFQALYTMPEVFNAYVAIDPSLWWDDRRLLKQAPAFFGKATAPGRTLVVTQANTLVATDTIDNPHYNSIVRLNAIVEAGNASGVRYAFRYYPNDSHGSVPLISEYDALRFIFDGFQPDLFRALESPAYVQEHFAKISRQLGYQFLPPEGMVDLLAIIEMGRNKAKAVELLKLNTELYPNSTRAKAALQKASAAK from the coding sequence ATGCGTCGCCCCGCCCGCTGGATTCTCGCACTCGCCCTGGCGCTTCCCATCGTCCCGCTGTCGGCACGCGCCCAAGGGGGTGCCGCCGGAAGCGTGACGATCGGCAAGATCGATTCGATCTTCTCGCCCACGCTCAAGGAGCAGCGCCCCTACCTCGTCTATACGCCTCCGTCGTACAGCGACACGACCTACACCAAGCGCGGGTACCCGGTGCTCTACCTGCTGGACGGCGACGCGCACTTCCACTCGGTGACCGGTCTCCTGCAGATCCTCGGCACGGGGGTCAACGGGACCTTCGTCGTCCCCGAGATGATCGTCGTCGCCATCCCCAACACCAACCGGATGCGCGACCTCACGCCCACGCAGGCCGCGCGCGACTTCGAGGGAAAGGCCGACACCGCGCTCCGCATGACGGGGGGCGGCCCGAAGTTCCTCAACTTCATGAGGAGTGAACTCATCCCGCACATCGACGCGACGTATCGCACCGCGCCGTATCGCGTATTCGTGGGGCATTCGTTAGGCGGCCTGATGGCCTTCCAGGCGCTGTACACCATGCCGGAGGTCTTCAACGCCTACGTCGCCATCGACCCGAGCCTCTGGTGGGACGACCGTCGCCTCCTCAAGCAGGCACCCGCCTTCTTTGGCAAGGCGACCGCTCCCGGGCGCACGCTCGTCGTGACACAGGCCAATACGCTCGTGGCCACCGACACCATCGACAACCCGCACTACAATTCGATCGTGCGGCTCAATGCCATCGTGGAGGCGGGGAACGCATCGGGGGTGCGCTATGCGTTTCGCTACTACCCCAACGACAGCCACGGGTCGGTCCCCCTCATCTCCGAGTACGACGCGCTGCGCTTCATCTTCGACGGCTTTCAGCCCGACCTCTTCCGCGCGCTGGAAAGCCCGGCGTACGTGCAGGAGCACTTCGCGAAGATCTCGCGACAGCTCGGCTACCAGTTCCTCCCGCCGGAGGGGATGGTCGACCTTCTGGCGATCATCGAGATGGGGCGCAACAAGGCGAAGGCGGTCGAGCTGTTGAAGCTCAACACGGAGCTCTACCCCAACAGCACCCGGGCCAAGGCCGCGTTGCAGAAGGCCAGCGCCGCCAAGTAG
- a CDS encoding substrate-binding domain-containing protein, with the protein MSSLTSWITRASRPALAAASIALVACGGGGGGEAGAAKGDAPAGKTFTIAMIAKSSTNPVFLSGRQGAEAAAAELSKEHGVTVKIDWLTPPNEDGAVQSQRISEAVNSGANAILLSASDAAKVTGAVNEAVDRGVPVMTFDSDVPNSKRFSFYGGDDVKMGTQVMEELATQMGGKGKIAIIAGNQNAPNLQNRVKGVRETAAKYPGITIVDAFYHAETPQDAAAEVLRMKNAYPEVNGIVMIGGWALFTRTLLTDLDPKKIKIVSVDGLPAQLAYVESGLAPVLFAQPTYSWGYVSVKTIFDHVYLKKPAPAMVQMELVRVSKDNLGTWARQLKEWGFSDVDPKYLALEK; encoded by the coding sequence ATGTCTTCCCTGACTTCCTGGATCACGCGGGCGTCGCGCCCGGCGCTCGCCGCTGCATCGATTGCACTCGTGGCCTGCGGGGGCGGTGGTGGCGGCGAGGCGGGGGCGGCCAAGGGCGACGCCCCGGCGGGGAAGACCTTCACCATCGCGATGATCGCCAAGAGCTCCACCAACCCGGTCTTCCTCTCCGGGCGACAGGGGGCCGAGGCGGCCGCGGCCGAGCTCTCGAAGGAGCACGGCGTGACGGTCAAGATCGACTGGCTGACTCCGCCTAACGAAGACGGTGCGGTGCAGTCGCAGCGCATCTCGGAGGCGGTGAACTCCGGCGCCAACGCCATCCTCCTCTCGGCCAGCGACGCCGCCAAGGTGACCGGCGCGGTGAACGAGGCGGTCGATCGCGGCGTCCCGGTCATGACCTTCGACTCGGACGTCCCCAACTCCAAGCGCTTCTCCTTCTACGGCGGCGACGACGTGAAGATGGGGACGCAGGTGATGGAGGAGCTGGCAACGCAGATGGGAGGCAAGGGGAAGATCGCCATCATCGCCGGCAACCAGAACGCGCCGAACCTGCAGAACCGCGTGAAGGGAGTGCGCGAGACGGCGGCCAAGTATCCCGGCATCACCATCGTCGACGCCTTCTACCACGCCGAGACGCCGCAGGACGCCGCGGCCGAAGTGCTGCGCATGAAGAACGCGTATCCCGAGGTGAACGGGATCGTGATGATCGGCGGGTGGGCGCTGTTCACGCGCACGCTCCTCACCGACCTCGATCCCAAGAAGATCAAGATCGTCTCGGTCGATGGCCTCCCGGCGCAGCTGGCGTACGTCGAGTCTGGGTTGGCCCCGGTGCTCTTTGCGCAGCCCACGTACAGCTGGGGCTACGTGTCGGTGAAGACGATCTTCGACCACGTGTATCTCAAGAAGCCGGCGCCCGCGATGGTGCAGATGGAGCTGGTGCGCGTGTCGAAGGACAACCTCGGGACGTGGGCGCGACAGTTGAAGGAGTGGGGCTTCTCGGACGTCGATCCCAAGTACCTCGCGCTCGAGAAGTAG
- a CDS encoding L-fucose/L-arabinose isomerase family protein — MAITKLESNVGGKARVARERQSAARQQLAAPPQRRVTLGVIVGNRGFFPGHLAATGRVEMLRALEEEGIDAVIIDAEATNHGAIESRQEAKACAALFKKHREQIDGVVVTLPNFGDERAIADTLRLAGLDVPVLIHATSDDPAKMKIDHRRDAFCGKMSACNVLSQYGIRYSLTSEHTQRPESAGFRRDLRQFAATCRVVKGLRGARIGAIGARPAAFKTVRYSEKILERAGISVEPIDLSEILGRIGRLKDKDSAVQKKLAEMTAYVDTSGVPDAALMKMAKLGLVMDRWMQEVDVTVSAVQCWTSLEEFFGVVPCTLMSMMSNANLPSACEVDVMGTISMLALTLASQTPAALLDWNNNYGDDPNKAVCFHCSNLPRDFFEAPVMDYQEIIAGTVGRENTYGTIVGKVKAGAMSFARFSTDDRTGAIRGYVGEGRFTKDKLSTFGGAGVVEIANLQPLLHHICRQGFEHHVAGTFSHVADAVHEATTQYLGWDVLRHA; from the coding sequence ATGGCCATCACCAAGCTCGAATCGAACGTCGGCGGCAAGGCTCGCGTCGCCCGTGAACGACAGTCTGCCGCGCGGCAACAGCTCGCCGCCCCTCCGCAGCGCCGTGTGACGCTCGGCGTCATCGTCGGCAATCGCGGCTTCTTCCCCGGTCACCTCGCCGCCACGGGGCGCGTGGAGATGTTGCGCGCCCTCGAGGAGGAAGGGATCGACGCCGTCATCATCGACGCGGAGGCGACGAATCACGGCGCAATCGAGAGCCGACAGGAGGCCAAGGCCTGTGCTGCGCTGTTCAAGAAGCATCGCGAGCAGATCGACGGCGTCGTCGTCACCCTCCCCAACTTCGGCGACGAGCGCGCGATTGCCGATACGTTGCGCCTGGCGGGACTCGACGTCCCCGTCCTCATCCATGCCACGTCGGACGACCCGGCCAAGATGAAGATCGATCACCGGCGCGACGCCTTCTGCGGCAAGATGTCGGCCTGCAACGTCCTCTCGCAGTACGGCATCCGCTACTCGCTCACCTCGGAACACACGCAGCGCCCGGAGTCTGCGGGCTTTCGCCGTGACTTGCGCCAGTTTGCCGCGACCTGTCGCGTGGTGAAGGGGCTGCGCGGGGCGCGCATTGGCGCCATCGGCGCGCGCCCGGCGGCGTTCAAGACGGTGCGCTACAGCGAGAAGATCCTCGAGCGTGCCGGCATCTCGGTGGAGCCGATCGACCTGTCGGAAATCCTCGGACGCATCGGCCGCCTCAAGGACAAGGACTCGGCGGTGCAGAAGAAGCTCGCCGAGATGACGGCGTACGTCGACACCAGCGGCGTCCCCGACGCCGCGTTGATGAAAATGGCCAAGCTCGGGCTGGTGATGGATCGCTGGATGCAGGAAGTCGACGTCACGGTGAGCGCCGTGCAGTGCTGGACCTCGCTCGAGGAGTTCTTTGGCGTGGTGCCGTGCACCCTCATGAGCATGATGAGCAATGCCAACCTGCCGAGTGCGTGCGAAGTGGACGTGATGGGGACGATCAGCATGCTGGCGCTGACGCTCGCCTCGCAGACGCCGGCCGCGCTGCTCGACTGGAACAACAACTACGGCGACGATCCCAACAAGGCGGTCTGCTTCCACTGCAGCAACCTCCCGCGCGACTTCTTCGAGGCGCCGGTGATGGACTACCAGGAGATCATCGCCGGGACGGTGGGGCGCGAGAACACCTATGGGACGATCGTCGGCAAGGTGAAGGCGGGGGCGATGTCGTTCGCCCGCTTCTCCACCGATGACCGCACCGGCGCCATTCGCGGCTACGTGGGCGAGGGGCGCTTCACCAAGGACAAGCTGTCAACATTTGGAGGGGCCGGCGTGGTGGAGATTGCCAACCTGCAGCCGCTCCTGCACCACATCTGCCGCCAGGGGTTCGAGCATCACGTGGCCGGGACCTTCTCGCACGTGGCCGACGCGGTGCACGAGGCCACCACGCAGTACCTCGGCTGGGACGTCCTGAGGCACGCCTGA
- a CDS encoding ABC transporter permease, whose amino-acid sequence MTNADTPPSLFNRLSGSVLRSQQFGLVMVLLLLGTALTLSAGSHIDPQTNQSVNNFLNRYTLIQMATDASAFAIMGVGATLVIIAGGIDLSVGAIYALAGVTMAMVLRAVGPMDPAMTVLLGLGTCLAVSLVCGLANGVMVIGLGVHPFIITLGTMWIVRGIAFVISRAESILIPTPLTAVAKAPLGLGTALYPVPLLSMLLVTIAGGVYLSRTVAGRHIFAVGGNPEASRFSGLNVSRITLGVFVLSGLAAGFAAFLGAAFYGSATSSDANGYELYVVASAVVGGASLSGGKGSAISAMLGALLIVTMRQAIRTLHLDQNYEWIIIGTALIVAVVLDQRGWKKLAEKLSAPA is encoded by the coding sequence GTGACGAACGCCGACACCCCGCCCTCGCTCTTCAATCGGCTCAGCGGATCGGTCCTGCGCTCGCAGCAGTTCGGGCTCGTCATGGTGCTCTTGCTCCTGGGGACCGCGCTCACGCTGAGCGCTGGGTCGCACATCGATCCACAGACCAACCAGAGCGTCAATAACTTCCTCAACCGCTACACGCTCATCCAGATGGCCACCGACGCCAGCGCCTTCGCCATCATGGGCGTGGGGGCGACGCTGGTGATCATCGCCGGTGGCATCGACCTCTCCGTCGGCGCGATCTACGCACTCGCCGGGGTGACGATGGCGATGGTGCTGCGGGCGGTCGGGCCGATGGACCCGGCGATGACCGTCCTGCTGGGGCTCGGGACATGCCTCGCCGTGAGCCTCGTGTGCGGGCTGGCGAATGGCGTGATGGTCATCGGCCTCGGCGTGCACCCGTTCATCATCACGCTCGGCACCATGTGGATCGTGCGCGGCATCGCCTTCGTGATCAGTCGCGCCGAAAGCATCCTCATCCCCACACCGCTCACCGCGGTGGCCAAGGCGCCGCTGGGGCTGGGGACCGCGCTCTACCCGGTGCCGTTGCTCAGCATGCTTCTGGTGACCATCGCGGGCGGCGTGTACCTGTCGCGCACGGTGGCCGGACGGCACATCTTCGCCGTCGGTGGCAACCCCGAGGCCTCGCGCTTTTCCGGGCTCAACGTCTCACGCATCACGCTCGGCGTCTTCGTCCTGTCGGGGCTGGCCGCCGGCTTCGCGGCTTTCCTGGGTGCGGCCTTCTACGGCTCGGCGACCTCCTCCGACGCCAACGGGTACGAGTTGTATGTCGTGGCCTCGGCGGTGGTGGGCGGCGCCTCGCTCTCCGGCGGCAAGGGGAGCGCAATCAGCGCGATGCTCGGCGCGCTGCTCATCGTGACGATGCGCCAGGCCATCCGCACGTTGCACCTGGACCAGAACTACGAATGGATCATCATCGGCACGGCGCTGATCGTGGCGGTGGTGCTCGACCAGCGCGGGTGGAAGAAGCTGGCCGAGAAGCTCTCGGCCCCTGCCTGA